The nucleotide window TTTGGTCCTTGGGGAGCAGATTTAGATTGGCAAAAAATGTTTAGGGCTCCAGATTATTATTTAAATGCTATTTTATCTGATGAGGAAATAGAAAGCACATTTAGATATGAATTACCTGCAGATGTTAAAAAAGAATTTGCAAATTCTGAAGATACTTATTTTGATATGAAAGCTGTTTATATTGATACTATTAGATCTGGTGAGTCTTCTAAGCGTGTTTTAGAGAAGTCGATAGCACATCATGCAAAAATGTGTATCGAAAATAGTGAAGATGTATTTGATGCTTTAATTCTAGCAAAAATGCTAGGAGAGGAGATAGATGATAGAATTAATAGATATGCAAAATGTATCTCTAAAAGCACACACAATTTTGTAACCTGGTTAAAGGATGATTACAGAAAGAAGTTAAACTCTTATCTAAGAGAAAATTTCGATGAAGAATATGAGAAGATTTTTGGTCATCCACCAATTGAAGAATAAAAACACTAAAAGCTCTGAATTTTCAGAGCTTTTTTAATATAATTTAGTTTATTATTTTTCATTAACTTTTTATTTTATTGCGTTTTATAACTTTGAAAAAATAAAATCAAAAAAAATCATTTTTTTTTAGAAAATGTTTTTTGTATTAAAAAATAATTTACTTTTGATTTGCTTTTTTAAGTCGAATGTTACGTTTTACTTATTTCGGAATTGATTATTTACAGGAGATGATAAATAATTATTATGCATTTTGGAAATGCGACGAAAAAATTAAGGTTTCTCCACTAACTTATATTATATTTTTGCTTCTTTCCTCTAAGTTGCATGTAGTTTACTTACAAATATTACAGTGATAATTTAAAATTTTGTAGAAGTTTTATACTTGTTCTAAACCTTTGGTTTTAAAGAATGAGTTCATTTATACTATAATTATTTTAAAATAAAAAAGTGAACACTAAATACATAGATTTAATTGAACAAACGTTCGATTTTCCTCAAGAAGAATTTAATATAGAAAATAATAAGCTTATTTGGCATGATATAAATTTAATGGAGTTAGCTGCAAAATATGGAGCACCTTTAAAATTTACATACTTGCCAAAAATTTCAGAGAATATCAATAAAGCAAAAGGTTGGTTTCAAAATAGTATTGATAAACATAACTATAAAGGAAAATACTATTATAGTTATTGTACAAAAAGTTCTCATTTTAAACATGTTTTAAATGAAGCTTTAAAAAACGATATACATATAGAAACTTCTTCTGCATTTGATATTGATATAGTAAATAAACTAAAATTAGAAGGTAAAATAAAAAACTCTACATATGTTATTTGTAATGGTTTTAAAAGAGATCAATACATTAAAAACATCGGAGATTTAATAAATTCAGGCCATAAAAAATGTATACCAATAATTGATAATTATGAAGAATTACCTTTATTACAAAAAGAAACTTCAGAAAAATTACTAGTTGGTATAAGAATAGCATCAGAAGAAGAACCTAAGTTTGAATTTTATACATCAAGATTAGGTATTGGATATAAAAACATAGTTACTTTTTATGAAAGAGAAATTGCCTATAATGAGCAGGTAGATCTAAAAATGCTTCATTTTTTTATCAATACAGGTATTAAAGACAATGCCTATTATTGGAATGAACTAATGAAATGTTTAAATGTTTACATCAATTTAAAACGCGTTTGTCCAACACTAGATAGTTTAAATATTGGAGGAGGATTCCCTATCAAAAACTCTTTGGCTTTCGATTATGATTATGCTTATATGATTGATGAAATTATTAATCAAATTAGTAAAGCTTGTGCAGAGGCAAAGGTTGATGTTCCTAATATTTTTACAGAATTTGGCAGTTTTACAGTTGGTGAATCTGGTGCAGCTATTTATGAAATATTGTACCAGAAAAAACAAAATGATAGAGAACGTTGGAATATGATAAACTCATCATTTATAACAACTTTACCTGATTCTTGGGCTATAAATAAACGTTTTATAATGTTACCAATTAATAAATGGAATCATAAATACGAACGTGTTTTACTAGGTGGTTTAACTTGTGATAGTGATGATTATTACAATTCTGAACAACACATAAATGGTATTTATTTACCTATTTATGAAAAAGAAAAACCCTTGTATATAGGCTTTTTTAACACTGGTGCTTACCAAGAAACTATTGGTGGTTTTGGAGGTTTACAGCACTGTTTAATTCCACATCCAAAACATCTTATTTTAGATAGAGATGAGGATGGAAACCTAACAACAACAATATTTAAAGAACAACAAAAAAGTAGCGAGTTGTTATCAATTTTAGGTTACAATAGCTAAACAACATAAAATTAAAATGGCAACAAATAAAACATATGCTGGAATTGGAGAAGAGTTCTCTAAGCTAGCAACATCAAAAATTGTATTAATTCCTGTTTCTTATGATGGAACTAGTACTTGGCAAAAAGGAGCAGATAAAGGACCAAAAGCATTTTTAGAAGCTTCAGAAAATATGGAGTTATATGATATTGAAACTGATACTGAAGTATACAAGCAAGGTGTTTTTTTAGCTGATGAAATTACAGCAAAAGACTCACCAGAAGCAGTAGTAGATGATGTACATGAAACAACAAAAAAATACATCAACAGAAATAAGTTTGTTACGGTTTTTGGTGGAGAACACTCTATTTCTATAGGAACTATTAGAGCTTTTAACGAGTGTTTTTCAAACTTAACTGTGTTACATTTAGATGCTCATGCAGATTTAAGAGCCTCTTATGAAGGAACTAAATACAATCATGCTTGTGCTGTGTATGAAGCGAATTCTACAACTAATTTAGTGCAAGTTGGAATAAGAAGTATGGATATTTCTGAGAAAAGAGAAATGAATTTAGATAAGGTTTTCTTTGCTCATGATATGGCTGTTAACGAAGATTGGATGGATGATGTAATCGATCAATTAACCACGAATGTTTTTATAACTTTTGATTTAGATGCTTTAGATCCGTCAATTATGCCATCAACAGGTACTCCAGAACCAGGTGGGTTATTTTATTATGAAACTTTAGAGTTCTTAAAACGTGTTTTTGAAGAGAAAAATGTGGTAGGTTTTGATATGGTAGAACTTTGCCCAAATGAAAATGAAAAATCATCAGACTTTTTAGCAGCTAAATTATTTTACAAAATGTTAAGCTATAAGTTTTCTTCTAATGATGATTTTTATGATTCAGATTCAGAAGATGATAATAAAACAACTTTTAGCAAATTATCTAAATTTAAAGACGAAGACGATTTCTAAACAATGAACAAAGAATCTTTCTCAGTTGTAGCTTTACATGTTGGTAAAAATATAGCAATTAAAGAGGCCAGAAACCTTTTTAATTATCAATTAATAAAGAGAGAAGCATCATTTTTACTTTATGAAGCATCAGACAATGCATATGTGTACATAAAAGACTATGGTAGTATTGTTTTTTATAATTGTAAAAATGATATAATAAATCAATTTTTGAAGAAAATTTCGAAAAATGAAAACTATGGAATGAAATATTATAATAAAGAAGAATACCAAGTTTATAAATCTGAAAATTTAGAGGTTGATTTTAATGCTGTCTACTTAAATAATTTTGATATTGATTTCCTTCACATTATAATGCTAAACTTAGCACAATCAGTAGCTTTAGAAGCTTATGTGAAAAAGACATCAAGTTTATATGAGAGTACATTAGTTTACACAAAACAACTAGAGTTTAAAGGAAGAATAAATCTTTCCAAAATAAAAATGAGAAAATTTATTGGAAAGACGTTAAATATTAAAAACACCATAACTGAAGAACTATTTGTTTTTGATACTTCAAACCTTGCATGGTCTAATGAAAGTTTGTCTTTGTTAGATACTAAACTGAAAGAAGAATTAGATATAGAAAAACGATTTAAAGGCTTACACTTAAGCTTAGATACAATTAAAGAAAACTTAGATTTATTTAACGAATTATCTCAACATAAATACAGTAGTATGTTAGAATGGATAATAATTATATTAATCCTTTTTGAGGTAGTTCAAATATTTGTTTAAAATGAACAAACCAATTACAAACTTTATAGAAAAATACTTTTTGCATTTTAATGCTGCTGCTTTAGTAGATGCTGCAAAAGGGTATGAAAACCAACTAGAACAAGGTTCTAAAATGTTGGTTTCTTTAGCAGGGGCTATGAGCACTGCAGAATTAGGTAAAATATTTGCAGAAATTATTAGACAAGACAAAGTTCACATTGTTTCTTGCACAGGCGCAAATTTAGAAGAAGATGTTATGAATTTAGTAGCACATTCGCATTACAAAAGAGTTCCTAATTATAGAGATTTAACTCCACAAGATGAATGGGATTTATTGGAAAAAGGTCTAAACAGAGTTACAGATACTTGTATTCCAGAAGAAGAAGCGTTTAGAAGAATACAAGAGCATATTGTAAAAATATGGAAAGATGCAGAAGCTAAAGGAGAACGTTTTTTTCCTCATGAGTTTATGTACAAACTATTATTATCTGGTGTTTTAGAAGAATATTACGAAATAGATATTAAAGACTCTTGGATGTATGCTGCTGCAGAAAAAAACTTACCAATGGTAGTTCCTGGTTGGGAAGACTCTACAATGGGTAATATTTTTGCATCTTATGTGTTAAAAGGTGAGTTAAAAGCAAGTACTATGAAATCTGGTATAGAATACATGACCTTTTTGGCAGATTGGTATACAGATAATTCAGACAATGGTATAGGTTTCTTTCAAATAGGAGGAGGTATTGCAGGTGATTTTCCAATCTGTGTAGTACCTATGTTGTATCAAGATATGGAAAGAATAGATACACCTTTTTGGAGCTATTTTTGTCAGATTTCTGACTCAACAACTAGTTATGGTTCGTATTCTGGTGCAGTACCTAACGAAAAAATCACATGGGGTAAATTAGATGTTAATACACCAAAATTTATCATAGAAAGTGATGCTACAATTGTTGCACCATTAATTTTTGCATATTTGTTAGAAATGTAATTAATAAAAACTTTGTGTATAAATAATAAATAGAAAATATGAAACGAGTAATTGTAGACTATGCAAAATTAACTAAAGACATATTAGATATGTTATTAGAAAAATATCCAGATGGTTATGATTATGAAGATATTATTACCTTTAAAAATGCTAAAGGTGAAAATGTTAAAGCAGTAGAATTAAGAACAGAAGATACTGTATATTTAGTAAAGGTAAGTTCTAAACTGGAAAATGCTATGGAAGAATATGCAGAGGATGAAGATTTTTTTGATGATAATGATGATTTTGATGTAAATCTACCTGAAGATAAAGATTAATTTTTTTCTTTTTATAAATAAAAAACCTCGCAAAATTGCGAGGTTTTTCTGTTCAAATAACAAAAAGTATCTTATCCTTTTGTCTTATTTTTAAACTGATCAAATTTATCAGCTTCTGGCTTAGGCCAGCTGTTATTAGAAGTATCAACATCTGCAGTTTCCATATCTGGATCTACTTTGATACTTTTAATTTCTTGCGTAGAAGAGAATACTCTCTTTACTGTGTTGTCATCTCTCATCCAAATTTGAGCTGGAAAAGTTTCTCTTTTTGTAGAACCATCTGCATAAGTTAATTCTACAATTAGAGGCATTACTAAACCACCTGGCTTTTCGAATTCTACAGAATAGATATAAGAAGGTATTTCTTTACCATCTGCATATTTATCCATCGCTTTTGGATTAGCATCTTCTTTTTTGTCTGTAATATATACTAGGTCTCCTAAATTGTCAAAATACTGCTTGTATTGTTGTTTTAATTTAGTAACTCTTTCACTTGGTTTATCTGTTAAATATAATGGCTTAACTTCTTTAATACCTATGTCTGTAACATCTGTAGTGTAAAACCATCCTCTCCAAAACCAATCTAAATCCATACCAGAAGCATCTTCCATAGATCTAAAGAAATCTTCAGGTGTTGGGTGTTTAAACATCCATCTTTGAGAGTACGTTCTAAATGCATGGTCAAATAATTCAGGACCCATAATCGTTTTACGTAACATGTATAAACCAGCTGCTGGTTTAGAGTACGCATTTGGACCAAATTGCTTTACATAATCTCCTTGAGACATAATAGGAGAGATGTTAGACTGATCTCCACCCATATATCTTGTAATGTCTTTTGCTGGGTTTGAAGCAAACAATTCTGCATCATATACGTCTTCAGCTAAAATTTCTACAAACGAGTTTAAACCTTCATCCATCCATGTCCATTGTCTTTCATCTGAATTTACAATCATTGGAAAGAAGTTATGACCAACTTCATGAATAATTACTCCTAACATTCCTTTTTTAGTTCTGTCTGAATAAGATCCATCAGGATTTGGACGACCAAAGTTGAAGCAAATCATTGGGTACTCCATTCCTTGTCTTTCTGAATGTACAGAAACAGCTTTTGGATAAGGATAATCAAAAGTTAATTTTGAATATTCTATTAAAGTAGTTGCAACAGCTCTTGTTGAATGTTCTTCCCATAAAGGGTTACCTTCTTTTGGGTATAATGATGTAGCCATAATTGTGTTACCATTTACGTTTACAGCCATAGCATCCCAAATGTATTTTCTTGATGTAGCAAATGCAAAGTCTCTAACTTTTTCAGCTTTAAACTTCCAAGTTTTTGTGCCAGTTGCACGTCCTTTTTCAGCTTTTTCTGCTTCTTCTTGAGTTACAATTAAAACAGGATTGTCAAAGCTTTTTCTAGCCTTGTCATAACGTTTACGTTGTGTTCTAGTTAAAACATCTTTTTCATTCTGTAAAGTTCCTGTAGCTTCTACAATATGATCTTCAGGTACAGTTAAGTTTACTTCATAATCACCAAATTCTAATGCAAATTCAGATCTACCCCAGAACTGCATGTTTTGCCATCCTTCTACATTGTTGTAAACTGCTAATCTTGGAAAAAACTGAGCAATTGTATAATTGTTATTACCATCATCAAAAGATTCTAGTCCTGATCGACCACCATCTTTGTTGATATCATTAATTTTATAGTTCCATTTAATGCTAAATTTAAAAGTTTCACCAGGAGCTAATGCTTTTGGTAAATTAATTCGCATCATAGTTCTATTAATGAAATGAGATAATGGTTTCCCATCTGTCATTACACTTTCTATTTTAAAACCAAATCCTTTACCTTCATTCATGTAAGTAGATTTAAAGTTGTCTGGTGTAATAAAAGCTGAAGCTGAATTAGATCTTGCCAAAGGCGTTTTAGAGTCATCTGCTCTCATGTTTTGATCTAACTGAACCCATAAATATTCTAAATCGTCTTTAGAGTTATTGTGGTAAGTAATATTTTCACTACCATAAATTTTGTTATTTGCTTCGTCTAAACGAATGTCCATAACATAATCAACCTTTTGTTGAGTATATTGATGACCTGGTGCACCTGATGCAGTATGCTGATCATTTGGAGTTGCTAAAACATCTTTTAGTTGCCTAAACTTGTTTTCATCAGTGTGACCTAGTTGTGTTTTCTTTTTTTCTTTTTGCTCTTGTGCTATCGAAGCTGTAGCAATAAAAAACAAAGAAAAAACTAGTAAAGAGATTTTTTTCATTTGTATTGATTTGAATTAAGTAGCTATAAAATTACTGATATTTAAACAATTTTAAGAAATTGTTAAAAATTTTAACAAACCTTTATCATAAAAAAAAGGCAATATGATTTCATATTGCCTTTTTCTTTAAGTTGAATGAAAATTATCCCTTCATTTTCTGTTTGAATTTGTCAAATTTATTTGATGTTTCTCTAGGGAAAGAGTTGTTAGAAGTATCTACATCTGCAGTTTCTAAATCAGGATCTATCATTATACTTTCTATTTGTTTAGAAGAAGTAAATACTTTGGTTACTTCCTTATCATTATATCTCCAAATTTGAGCAGGATAAGTCTTTTTCTCTTTTGTACCATCCTTGTAAGTAAACTCAACAATAATAGGCATTACTAAACCCCCTGGTTTTTCGTAAGTAATTTCATAATGATATTTATCATTAGTATCAGCAAAACCTAAACCAGCTGAAGAATCTTCTACAAATTCAACAATATTATTATTTTCTTTTGTTGTAAATTTCTTTACACCTTTTACACCAATATCTGTAACATCTGTAGTGTAGAACCAACCTCTCCAAAACCAATCTAAGTCTATACCAGAAGCGTCTTCCATAGTTCTAAAGAAATCTGCAGGTGATGGGTGTTTAAACATCCATCTTTGAGAGTAAGTTCTAAATGCGTGGTCAAACAATTCTTTACCCATAATTGTTTCTCTTAAAATCCATAATGCTGTTGCTGGTTTACCATAAGCATTAGAACCAAAGCTATATACATTATCTCCTTTAGACATAATTGGAGCAATTCTAGATTGATCTCCAGACATATATCTTACTATATTTTTAGGATACCCTCTTACAATAGGAAAATCTTTATCATAATCTAATTCAGCTAACATTTCCATGTATGAGTTTAATCCTTCATCCATCCATGTCCATTGTCTTTCGTCTGAATTAACAATCATAGGAAAAAAGTTATGACCCACTTCATGAATGGTAACTTTTATCATTCTATATTTCATTCTGTCTGAATAACCACCATCTGGTAAATCTGGTCTTCCAGGATTGAAACAAATCTGTGGATATTCCATTCCCATTTGTCCATCAACAGAAATTGCTTTATGGTAAGGATAGTCAAACGTATATTTAGAATATGTTTTTAATGTTTGTGCTGCAGCTCTTGTAGAATGATCTCCATACAAAGGGTTTGCTTCTTTAGAATATAAAGATTCTGCCATTACTGTTTTACCATTAATGTCTACAGCCATTGCATCATATATAAATTTTCTTGATGTTGCAAATGCATAATCACGTACGTTTTCAGCAATAAACTTCCAAGTTTTTGTTTTTGTAGCTTTTGACTTTTCAATCTTTTCAGCTTCTTCTTGAGTTCTAATTACTACAGGATTATCAAAACTTTTTCTAGCTTTTTCTCTTCTTTTTAATTCTTGCTTTGAAAAAACCTCTTTAGGATTTTGTAAAACTCCTGTTGCTCCTAACATATGATCTTCAGGAACTGTGATATTTACTGTGAAATCTCCAAATTCTAAGGCGAATTCACTTCTTCCCCAAAATTGGTCATTTTGCCATCCTTCAACATTATCGTAAACACACATTCTTGGATAGAATTGTGCAATTACATAGTTGTTATTATTATTTTCAGTAAAATGCTCATAACCAGATCTACCACCATCTGTTCTGTGGTTATTAATGTTGTACCACCAAGAAATATTAAATTCGAAAGTAGCACCAGAAGCTAAAGGCTCTAATAAATTAATACGCATCATAGTTTGGTTAATAGTGTGAGATAAATTACTACCATCTTTATTGGTAACACTCATAATATTAAAACCACCATCAAAACGTTCTTCAGGAAAAGCTCTGTTAAATCTGTTTTTGCTAATTCTTTTTGGAATTGAGTTTGGAGAGATGTCTGGAGTTTTTGAATCTGCAGCTCTCATATTCTGGTCTAGTTGTACCCATAAATACTCTAAATCATCTTTAGAATTGTTATGATAGGTAATGGTTTCTGAACCAGTGATTTTTGTTTTGGCATCGTCTAAAACAATATCCATTACATAATCTACTTTTTGCTGAGTGTAAGCAGTACCTGGTTTACCAGAAGCTGTTCTTTCTAAGTTTGGTGTTGGTAATTCTTGTTTTAATTGTTTAAACTTATTTGTATTTACATGCCCTTGCTTTGTTATTTGCCCATAAGTTGTGGCTGCAAACAGAAATGAAAGCATTACTAATCCAAATTTTTTCATAAATATTGATTTTGGGTTTGTTAAGTTAAAATTTTAATAGGGTAGAACTTTCGTCTTTTGTAAGTAAAACACTTTTATTTTTCTTACCTACTTTAGACTTGATAAGGTTCTGTTGTTCTGGAAAATGTTCGAGAAGTAATTGATTAGAGACATCAATTGATTTGACTTCATTGATGTTTTCAATCTCTAAATAAAAAAACACTAAATCTCCATCATATTCTTTGCCAAGATAATTAAAGTTTTTTGCTTTACCATCAACTTTAAAATTCAGTTTATTTTTTAAATATTTTTCGAAATAAATATCGTTATTTTCTAATTCTCTTTTGGTAGTTAATTGCAAATCGATATTATAATCTTTATTCAGAGCAAGCTCTATATCATCCATAAAAACATTGATAATAATTTGTACTGCTTTAGCTTCGCTCTTGTAATTTATTTGAGTTAAACTTAAATAGTATTTATGTGCAGTAAATGATAATAGTGGCAGGGCTACTAATAATAGTAGGTGTATTTTTAATTTCATAAAAATGTAAAAACAATTATTGAGCCAAATTACTCTTTTTTTATGAGTTTAAGGTAAGATATGCTTTCTGCTCTTAATATTTTTATTAGCTCTAACATTCTATTTTCTTTGTGTAAATCTTCTATTCCTAAAGGGTTACAGTATTCTAAAAAGTGGAAGTAATTATCAATAGGAATTTTTAATTCATCAAAGAAAAACTTTTCTCCTAATTCTGACATTATTTTATAAGGAAACTGTCTTTTTTGATTCAACTTATTTCTTAATGCCCATAAGCGTTCAGAATGTTTAAAAGGCATACCAATTTTGGCTCCAGCACCAGCCATTGGCATTGCACCTTCCATTGTATTTACTAATGGAGGTTTGGCTTTAGAAATTTCATCTATAGTAAAATCTTTCTCTTTAAAATTAACGTTAGAGAAATCCATTACTTTATTTAATAAAGAATCTTGTACATCTCTTGGAACATCTTTAGTATCTATACCCAATCTACCTAATAAATTGTTTCTTTTTAACTCAAATTCATCTAAGGTATAAACATTGGTTTTTAGTTTAATATCTAACTCTCTTTTATCAATAATTTCTTCTGATATATAGACTTTTTTTCCTTTGTATTGTATAGAAGAAACTCTTAAAGTATCTCCTTCAGAAACAAAAATTCTATACAAACCTTCATCACTAGAAAAAGTACCTTGATATGTATTTAAGTTAATAATATTTGCATTTTTAATTGCACCTAAAGAATCAGTGACTTTACCAGTAATAATATATCTCTTCTTTTGTGAATGTGCTGTAAACACTACTGATAGCATTAGTAAAGAAAATAGTAATATTCTTTTCATAGAGTTAATAGGCTAGTGATGTTCTTTTATATAACTTGAAAATTACGCAATATTTTGATACAATTTTTATAAAAATCAATTTTTTTGAAGTAGGGTAATTTCAGTTTTATTCTTTTGTGGAAATGTTTTACTCTCTCTCATTAATATTGCAGTCACTTTAATTTTATCATCTTTCTTAAATAAATTGATGACATTTTTTTTGAAACAGTAGTTTAAGAATACATTGATTTCATCTTGTTTAATATTTAAATCAGTAATAAAGAAATCATCTGTATAATGCTTTCTAATTTTTGCTAACATTTGATCTTCATAGGTTAATTTCTTTAGCATTTTTTTTCTTCTATTGCTTCCATTTAGAGCACCTATTAAATTTTCTAAATTTATTGCAGCTCCAGATTGAAGACTTACTATGCTTTCATCTTTCTTTGCAACTGTATTAGCATAAGGTAGATTAAGTGTTTTAGCATTTACAGTTGGTGGTTTAACATATTGCTTATCAACATAAAAAATACCTGTAGATCTTTCAAAGGTAATTTCATTCAATTCATTAATTTTTTCTTCTAAATGAATTATAACTGATTTACTCTTAAAAATTTCTGGAGTAATTATGAGTTCTTTTTTTTGAAGGTTGATGTGAGATACAAACAAAGTATCATTGATTGAAACAGGAATTTCAAAGGTTCCTAAATCATTGGAAGCAGAACCTTGATTTGTGTTTTTGTTGATAATATGCACATCAGCAATTACCTCATTTTGAAACAATATAGTTCCAGATATGATATTCTGTTTTTTTTGACTAAAGGAAACAACAGATATAAATAAAAAGTAGAGTAGTAGTTGATTTTTCATTGAAACAAAGAAACCTTAAGACCTCTTAAAATTCTATTAAGACATTTATAAACTTTTGTTAACGGGCTTTAATTCAGTTGTTTTTTGTGATGATTTTAAGAATTGGAATCCATAAAAATTGACTTATTTTTGAAGTATGAAGAA belongs to Polaribacter dokdonensis and includes:
- a CDS encoding carboxypeptidase-like regulatory domain-containing protein; amino-acid sequence: MKNQLLLYFLFISVVSFSQKKQNIISGTILFQNEVIADVHIINKNTNQGSASNDLGTFEIPVSINDTLFVSHINLQKKELIITPEIFKSKSVIIHLEEKINELNEITFERSTGIFYVDKQYVKPPTVNAKTLNLPYANTVAKKDESIVSLQSGAAINLENLIGALNGSNRRKKMLKKLTYEDQMLAKIRKHYTDDFFITDLNIKQDEINVFLNYCFKKNVINLFKKDDKIKVTAILMRESKTFPQKNKTEITLLQKN